From one Lolium rigidum isolate FL_2022 chromosome 4, APGP_CSIRO_Lrig_0.1, whole genome shotgun sequence genomic stretch:
- the LOC124650603 gene encoding protein BONZAI 3-like isoform X2 has translation MGGCFSGDVRGGKEAVGGGGSGMGRGPAAAGHGGANEAVDHFFQGHGLRGLYTPLELSFSAAKLRNMDALSKSDPMLVIYAKRDGRLEEIGRTEVILNSLEPLWITKAMINYQFEMVQPLVFKVYDIDTKYHNTPVKMLNLAQQDFLGEACCNLSEIVTKFNHSLTLNLRSGSGHALLSTMTVHAEETSSSRMAVEMTFHCQNLENKDTFSLSDPFLRISRLSENSAAIPICKTEVVMNNLNPVWRPITLTSQQYSSKDNPLLVECFDFDDSGNHELIGSLQTTISQLENLYNSKTGANFYSHKGQKKMKGQLFLNKFHEKVQHTFLDYISSGFELNFMVAVDFTASNGDPRTQQSLHYIDPSGRPNSYQQAILGVSEVLQFYDSDRRFPAWGFGAKIPQGFISHCFNLNATTNDCEVVGVDGIMSAYSSTLYSVALAGPTLFGPVVTKAAEIANHAVQYSNNKYFVLLIITDGVITDVQETKDAIVRASDLPLSILIVGVGNADFTQMRILDADFGKRLESSTGRIATRDIVQFVPVQEVQGGTVTVVQSLLEELPGQFLEYMRTRDIKPLPPKHASAPAYAPPPPQL, from the exons ATGGGCGGCTGCTTCTCCGGCGACGTGCGCGGCGGGAAGGAGGCCGTCGGCGGGGGCGGCAGCGGGATGGGccgcgggccggcggcggcgggccacgGCGGGGCGAACGAGGCGGTGGACCACTTCTTCCAGGGCCACGGGCTCCGCGGCCTCTACACCCCTCTCGAG TTATCTTTTTCAGCTGCCAAGTTGAGGAATATGGATGCTCTTTCTAAG AGTGATCCTATGTTGGTGATTTACGCAAAAAGGGATGGAAGGCTAGAAGAGATTGGCCGCACCGAAGTGATACTGAATTCACTGGAACCTTTGTGGATTACAAAAGCTATGATAAATTACCAATTTGAGATGGTGCAGCCGCTCGT GTTCAAGGTATATGACATTGACACAAAGTACCATAATACACCAGTGAAG ATGCTGAACTTGGCTCAGCAAGATTTCTTAGGAGAAGCATGCTGCAATTTATCCGAG ATCGTCACGAAATTCAACCATAGCCTGACGTTAAACCTCCGAAGTGGTTCTGGACATGCCCTTCTGAGCACAATGACAGTACATGCTGAAGAAACTTCTTCGTCGAGGATGGCAGTTGAGATGACATTCCACTGCCAGAACCTGGAGAATAAGGATACATTCTCCTTAAGC GATCCCTTCTTGAGAATATCAAGACTGTCAGAAAATTCTGCTGCTATTCCTATATGTAAAACAGAGGTGGTGATGAACAACTTAAACCCTGTTTGGAGGCCCATAACACTGACGTCTCAACAGTACAGTAGCAAG GATAACCCGCTGCTAGTTGAGTGCTTTGATTTCGATGACAGTGGCAACCATGAACTTATTGG GTCCCTTCAGACAACTATCAGTCAGCTTGAAAATCTATATAATTCAAAGACTGGAGCAAACTTTTACAGCCATAAGGGACAAAAGAAG ATGAAAGGACAGCTGTTCTTGAATAAGTTCCACGAAAAAGTCCAACATACTTTCTTGGACTATATTTCCAGCGGTTTTGAGCTCAATTTTATGGTGGCTGTAGATTTCACTG CTTCAAATGGTGACCCGCGTACACAACAGTCGTTGCACTACATTGACCCCTCTGGCAGACCAAACTCGTACCAGCAG GCAATACTAGGGGTTAGCGAAGTTCTGCAGTTTTATGACAGTGATAGGCGATTCCCTGCATGGGGTTTTGGTGCAAAGATACCACAAGGATTTATATCTCACTGCTTCAACTTGAATGCAACTACCAATGACTGTGAG GTAGTTGGAGTTGATGGCATCATGTCTGCCTACTCCTCTACTCTTTACAGTGTTGCTCTTGCTGGGCCAACCTTGTTTGGGCCTGTGGTCACCAAAGCTGCAGAAATTGCCAACCATGCTGTGCAGTATtcaaacaacaaatattttgtCTTGCTCATTATCACG GATGGTGTCATCACTGACGTGCAAGAAACAAAAGATGCTATCGTGAGGGCGTCAGACTTGCCGTTGTCCATTCTCATCGTGGGAGTTGGAAATGCTGATTTCACACAAATGAGG ATCCTAGATGCAGACTTTGGTAAGCGGCTGGAGAGCTCGACCGGCAGGATTGCCACACGCGACATCGTCCAGTTTGTCCCCGTGCAAGAAGTCCAAG GTGGGACGGTCACCGTCGTCCAATCTCTACTGGAGGAGCTTCCTGGGCAATTCCTGGAGTACATGCGCACCCGGGACATCAAGCCGCTCCCTCCCAAGCACGCCTCCGCGCCGGCTTACGCTCCTCCCCCTCCCCAGCTGTGA
- the LOC124650603 gene encoding protein BONZAI 3-like isoform X1, whose product MGGCFSGDVRGGKEAVGGGGSGMGRGPAAAGHGGANEAVDHFFQGHGLRGLYTPLELSFSAAKLRNMDALSKSDPMLVIYAKRDGRLEEIGRTEVILNSLEPLWITKAMINYQFEMVQPLVFKVYDIDTKYHNTPVKMLNLAQQDFLGEACCNLSEIVTKFNHSLTLNLRSGSGHALLSTMTVHAEETSSSRMAVEMTFHCQNLENKDTFSLSDPFLRISRLSENSAAIPICKTEVVMNNLNPVWRPITLTSQQYSSKDNPLLVECFDFDDSGNHELIGSLQTTISQLENLYNSKTGANFYSHKGQKKMKGQLFLNKFHEKVQHTFLDYISSGFELNFMVAVDFTASNGDPRTQQSLHYIDPSGRPNSYQQAILGVSEVLQFYDSDRRFPAWGFGAKIPQGFISHCFNLNATTNDCEVVGVDGIMSAYSSTLYSVALAGPTLFGPVVTKAAEIANHAVQYSNNKYFVLLIITDGVITDVQETKDAIVRASDLPLSILIVGVGNADFTQMRILDADFGKRLESSTGRIATRDIVQFVPVQEVQAGGTVTVVQSLLEELPGQFLEYMRTRDIKPLPPKHASAPAYAPPPPQL is encoded by the exons ATGGGCGGCTGCTTCTCCGGCGACGTGCGCGGCGGGAAGGAGGCCGTCGGCGGGGGCGGCAGCGGGATGGGccgcgggccggcggcggcgggccacgGCGGGGCGAACGAGGCGGTGGACCACTTCTTCCAGGGCCACGGGCTCCGCGGCCTCTACACCCCTCTCGAG TTATCTTTTTCAGCTGCCAAGTTGAGGAATATGGATGCTCTTTCTAAG AGTGATCCTATGTTGGTGATTTACGCAAAAAGGGATGGAAGGCTAGAAGAGATTGGCCGCACCGAAGTGATACTGAATTCACTGGAACCTTTGTGGATTACAAAAGCTATGATAAATTACCAATTTGAGATGGTGCAGCCGCTCGT GTTCAAGGTATATGACATTGACACAAAGTACCATAATACACCAGTGAAG ATGCTGAACTTGGCTCAGCAAGATTTCTTAGGAGAAGCATGCTGCAATTTATCCGAG ATCGTCACGAAATTCAACCATAGCCTGACGTTAAACCTCCGAAGTGGTTCTGGACATGCCCTTCTGAGCACAATGACAGTACATGCTGAAGAAACTTCTTCGTCGAGGATGGCAGTTGAGATGACATTCCACTGCCAGAACCTGGAGAATAAGGATACATTCTCCTTAAGC GATCCCTTCTTGAGAATATCAAGACTGTCAGAAAATTCTGCTGCTATTCCTATATGTAAAACAGAGGTGGTGATGAACAACTTAAACCCTGTTTGGAGGCCCATAACACTGACGTCTCAACAGTACAGTAGCAAG GATAACCCGCTGCTAGTTGAGTGCTTTGATTTCGATGACAGTGGCAACCATGAACTTATTGG GTCCCTTCAGACAACTATCAGTCAGCTTGAAAATCTATATAATTCAAAGACTGGAGCAAACTTTTACAGCCATAAGGGACAAAAGAAG ATGAAAGGACAGCTGTTCTTGAATAAGTTCCACGAAAAAGTCCAACATACTTTCTTGGACTATATTTCCAGCGGTTTTGAGCTCAATTTTATGGTGGCTGTAGATTTCACTG CTTCAAATGGTGACCCGCGTACACAACAGTCGTTGCACTACATTGACCCCTCTGGCAGACCAAACTCGTACCAGCAG GCAATACTAGGGGTTAGCGAAGTTCTGCAGTTTTATGACAGTGATAGGCGATTCCCTGCATGGGGTTTTGGTGCAAAGATACCACAAGGATTTATATCTCACTGCTTCAACTTGAATGCAACTACCAATGACTGTGAG GTAGTTGGAGTTGATGGCATCATGTCTGCCTACTCCTCTACTCTTTACAGTGTTGCTCTTGCTGGGCCAACCTTGTTTGGGCCTGTGGTCACCAAAGCTGCAGAAATTGCCAACCATGCTGTGCAGTATtcaaacaacaaatattttgtCTTGCTCATTATCACG GATGGTGTCATCACTGACGTGCAAGAAACAAAAGATGCTATCGTGAGGGCGTCAGACTTGCCGTTGTCCATTCTCATCGTGGGAGTTGGAAATGCTGATTTCACACAAATGAGG ATCCTAGATGCAGACTTTGGTAAGCGGCTGGAGAGCTCGACCGGCAGGATTGCCACACGCGACATCGTCCAGTTTGTCCCCGTGCAAGAAGTCCAAG CAGGTGGGACGGTCACCGTCGTCCAATCTCTACTGGAGGAGCTTCCTGGGCAATTCCTGGAGTACATGCGCACCCGGGACATCAAGCCGCTCCCTCCCAAGCACGCCTCCGCGCCGGCTTACGCTCCTCCCCCTCCCCAGCTGTGA